The uncultured Mailhella sp. genome segment GCTGATCTTGCTGGGCTGATACGTTCTTTTCATGACGCGCGGTCTCCTTACTGAGATTGGAACTTGCAGGTATAACGCGCCTTTCTTCCCCCGTCAAGTCGGACGGTTCAGGGCGCGACGAAAGCCTCCCCCCGAAAGGGGCGCGGCAAGCTCTATGTGTAAGCCGAGAGCCGTTTCCGGGCAAGCATTAAAACGCGCGTTTCGGGGAAAAGTCGCGCTTTCCCGCCGGGGATCCGGCTGGTGGCGGGGAAATGTTGATGACAAAACGGGTAGTTGCGCTTAGACTGCCCTCACAAGTTCTGCCGCCTCGGCGGTAAAGGAGCAGTCATGCAGGGAGTTCCCGTTCTCCGCGTTGCGGCCATACACGATCTTTCCGGCTTCGGCCGGGCGTCTCTCACCGTGGCCATTCCCATTCTGGCCACCATGGGCATTCAGGTCTGCCCGCTGCCGACGGCCGTGCTCTCTTCTCAGACTTCGGGCGTGGACGACTTCACCTTCCTTGATCTGACCGATCAGATGGGCCCCATGATGGATCACTGGGCGCGCCTCGGCCTCAGGTTCGACGCCGTGTATTCCGGCTTTCTCGGCAGTCCGGATCAGTCGGGTCTGGCCGAGCGCTGCATCCGGGAATTTTGCGCGCCGGGCGGCCTTGCCGTGGTGGATCCCGTGCTCGGCGACAACGGCGCGCTCGATCCCACGCAGACGCCGGAAATGGTGGAGGCCATGCGCAGACTCGTGCGCCGGGCCGACGTCATCACGCCCAATCTCACGGAAGCGGCCTTTCTTCTGGGCGAAGACTTCCGGCCCGACATCAGCCGCGACGGCCTGCGCGATCAGCTCTGCGCGCTGGCGGCCATGGGGCCTTCGGGCGTGGTCATCACGAGCGCGCCCGCGTCCTGCGCGGCGAACACGTCCACCGTGGCCTACGACGGGCGTCGGTTCTGGCAGGTGGAGGTGCCGCATCTGAACGCCTTCTATCCCGGCACCGGCGACGCCTTTGCCAGCGTGCTCACGGGGAGCCTTCTGCTCGGCGATTCCCTTCCCGTGGCCGTGGATCGGGCCGTGCACTTCGTGTACCTCGGCATTCAGGCCACCTACGGCTACGACACGCCGCACCGCGACGGCGTGCTGCTTGAACGCACGCTCCCTTCCCTGCGCATGCCCTTCACCGGCGGCAGCTACACGGAATTTTGAACATCCGCGCATGTTTCATCGGCAGCAACGCAAACAAAAACGGGCCTCCTCGTCGGAAGCCCGTTTTTGTTTTGACAGCCTCTGCGCTCCGCGCGGAAGGCGGAAGCGCGCCTGAGGCTTAGTAGCGGTACATGTCGTTCTTGAAGGGGCCGTCCACGGGAACGCCGATGTAGTCGGCCTGCTTCTGGGTGAGCTTGGAGAGCTTCACGCCGAGGCGGTCGAGGTGGAGCCTCGCCACTTCTTCGTCGAGCTTCTTGGGCAGAGTATAGACGCGCACTTCGTGCTTGTTGGCGGCAAGATCCATCTGGGCGAGCACCTGATTGGTGAAGGAGTTGGACATCACGAAGCTCGCGTGGCCGGTGGCGCAGCCGAGGTTCACGAGGCGGCCTTCGGCCAGCACGATGATGGAACGGCCGGAAGGCAGGAACCACTTGTCCACCTGCGGCTTGATTTCCATCTTGCGGCATTCGGGATTGGATTCGAGCCAGGACATCTGGATTTCGCTGTCGAAGTGACCGATGTTGCACACGATGGCTTCATCCTTCATGCCCATCATGTGTTCGCCGGTGATGACGTCGCAGTTGCCGGTGCAGGTGACGTAGATGTCGCCGTAGGGCAGGGCGTCTTCCATGGTGACCACCTGATAGCCTTCCATGGCGGCCTGAAGAGCGCAGATGGGGTCGATTTCCGTGACGAGCACGCGGGCGCCGAAGCCGCGCATGGAGGCGGCGCAGCCCTTGCCCACTTCGCCGAAGCCGCAGACCACCACGACCTTGCCGGCCACCATGACGTCGGTGGCGCGCTTGATGCCGTCGGCCAGGGATTCGCGGCAGCCGTACAGGTTGTCGAACTTGGACTTGGTGACGGAGTCGTTCACGTTGATGGCGGGGAAGAGCAGTTTGCCTTCCTTTTCCATCTGATAGAGGCGATGCACGCCGGTGGTGGTTTCTTCGGACACGCCGCGGACGGCGGCGGCCACGCGGTGCCAGCGGTAGGGATCACTGGTGAGGGAGAGGGCGATGCGCTCCATGATGATGCCTTCTTCCTTGCAGGAAGGCTCGCGGTTCAGCACGGAAGGATCGTTTTCCGCCTCCACGCCCTTGTGGATGAGCAGGGTGGCGTCGCCGCCGTCGTCCACGATGAGGTCGGGGCCGGAGCCGTCGGGCCAGGTGAGGGCCATTTCGGTGCACCACCAGTAGTCTTCCAGGGATTCGCCCTTCCAGGCGAACACCTTGGCCATGCCCTGTTCGGCGATGGCCGCGGCGGCGTGATCCTGGGTGGAGAAGATGTTGCAGGAAGCCCAGCGGATGTCAGCGCCGAGCTCGTAGAGCGTGCGGATGAGCATGGCCGTCTGAATGGTCATGTGCAGAGAGCCGCTGATTTTCAGGCCCTTGAGGGGCTTTTTGTCGCCGTAGCGGCGGATGAGCTCCATGAGACCGGGCATTTCGCGCTCGGAGAGCTGGATTTCCTTCTTGCCGAAGTCGGCAAGGTTGATGTCGGCGATTTTGTAGTCCAGAGACAGATCGAGATTCTTGGCGGACATGATTGCTCCGTGGAAGGGTTAGAAAAGATTACAGCGCGGCGGAGGACGCCGCAGGCTTGCGGGCCAGAATGAGATGAAGCGCCAGATTTTTTTTCACCGGCTGACGGCGGTAGTCCACAATGGAGAGCCCTGTTTTTGTCAGCGCGGAAGAGAGTTCGTCGAGAGAGAAGCCGAGCCAGCGGTCGCCGTACATGGTGCGCATGGACTCCTGCGTGTGCTGATCGAAATCGGTGACCAGCACGAGCCCGCCGGGATGCAGCACCCGGGCGATTTCTCCCAGCGAGGTGGACGGACGGGAAAGATGATGCAGCACAAGATTGATGCAGATGAAATCCGCTTCGCCGTCGCGCAGCGGCAGATAGTCGAGCTCGCCGATGCGCAGGGAAATGCCGTTCATGTTGTCGCCGAAGCGGCGGCGGGCCAGCTCCAGCATGCGCGGGGAATCGTCCACGCCGATGAGTTCCCGGCAGCTTCCGCGCAGATGCTCCAGCACCTCGCCCGTGCCGCAGCCGAGGTCGGCGGCCACGCCGCAGTTCTCCGGCACGGCGCGCAGAATCACGTCCGGCAGGGAAAAGTCGCCGAGAATCTCACGGTTCATTTCATCCCAGTCGTCGGCGATTTCGTTGAAGAACTGCCTTGTTTTCAGGGCGCGTTCCTCAATGATGCGCGAAGCCATGTCGAGATCGGCGCGGCAGGCCTCGTCGTCCTGCGCGAAGGCAACGACGCTGCTCAGAAAATCGTGCCCCGGCCCCTCCGGCTCGGCGGAGTAAAAGACCCACAGGCCGTCGCGACGCGACTGGAGCAGGCCCGCTTCCGTGAGAATCTTGAGGTGTCGCGAAATGCGCGACTGCCCCATGTTGAGAAGCGACACCAGCTCGTTCACGGACAGCTCGTAGTGGAAAAGAACCAGCGCCAGACGCAGGCGGGTTTCATCCGAAAGGGCTTTGAGATACCGGAGAGCTTTCATAACCTTCTGAAATATAACAAATATCAAGTTTTATCAATGTAATATATCCGTTTATCTTCATATAGTCAAGAAGGGCGCGTCCGGTGCTTTTTTCGGGCAGGGCGAAGGCGTCGCGTTGCAGTGCGTCCGGTTGTGGAAGGGGTTTCCGGCGCGCGAGGGCCCGCTGGTTGTGGAAGGAGTTTCCTCGGGGCGGCACACAGGCCGGGGCGAGGGAGTCGCCGGGGAGGGCGGCGACGCTGTCAAGGGAGGCTGAGGGGCACGCGGCGCTTCGGGCGACAGAGCACCCGGCATCCTTCCGACGCGGCAGACGACACGCCGGTCGGCAACGGCTGGGCAGCCGGGCGCGTGCATCCATAGATATTGGCGGAGCGAGACGCATGGTCGCGCGTGGACGAACATCCCGGAAAGACGACTCTGCCCGCATACGGCGTGCCGGGCGCAATCCGGTCGCGGTCGGCTTCCGTGGATTCCGTGCATGAAACGCTCATCGGGGATGCCGCCCCTGCGGTCGGTCCCCCGTTTTTTGCAGCGTTCTGCGGAAATCTGGCCGCAAAAAAGGGTTCCGCCGAAACCGGCGGAACCCCTGACGCCCGACGTCGTCGGGAAAGGTTCAGAGATCGAGGATCAGGCCGCGCCCGCCATGAAGGCGGGAATCTGTGAAACCAGGGCGAATTCCAGAATGTACAGGGGCAGCAGAGCAAGCAGGGTGCGCATCCAGGAAAGGTTCAGGGCGAACTTGCAGCCGATGAAGGCCGCGGCCACGAACCAGATGGACGCAATGAGGCTGCCCACCATGGGCACGATGCACAGCACGAGCGGTGCGGCGCTGTAGCACACCACGCGCAGGGTGGTGGAAAAGTCCGCCTTGTCCGGCTGCACCATGCGTATCATCAGATGATAGAGACCGGCCAGAATCACCGCCTGAAAAATGGAGAAGAACGGCGTCACGAGCAGCATGAGCGGCAGGTTCATGCTTTTCATGAGCGTTTCGGCCATGGCCAGGGTCTGCGGATCGGTGGCCGTGGCGGTGAGTTCCCGCAGGGCCTTCATGGACCACAGGCGCGACGCGAGCATCTGGAAGAGGCTCAGCAGCACGTAGAAGAGGATGGGCCGGATGACCGAAAAGTTGCAGCGCACATGCCGGAAGAAGTCCGGCGCGTGAAAGAGAACGCCGAGCAGCGTGCGGGAAAAGCTGCCCCAGAAGCCGTAGTATTCGGGGCTTTCCCAGGGTGCGCCGTCGGGGCGGCCGTCGTTGCGGGAGGCGGATTCCTCCTGCCCTTCGTCGTACTGGCGCACGTGTTCGCGCATGTTCTGCCAGCGTTCCCAGAGTCCGGCGCTCTTGTGCGGCTCGGGAGTCTTTTCCTCGGGCTTTTCCTCTTCCTTCTTTTCAGGCGCGGGCTCCTCGCGGTTGAACTGCGGAATCTGCGCTCCGGGAGGAAGCGGATCGTCGCCTTCCTGCTCCGTGGAAAGATGGGGCACCGCGGGTTTCTGTTCGGCGGCGGGGGCTTCGGAAGGCTGCGGAGCGGCGGCGTTTTGCGGCTCGGTCTGCGCGGGCGTTTCCTCTTCCGGCAGAGAGAAATGGAACACGGCGGAGCAGCGCGGACAGGTCACCTTGTATTTCTTTCCGGGCCGGATGGAGGCCGTGGGCACGTCGCGCCTGAAGCGGCAGGAAGGACATTCGATAATCATGACAACCTCACAACAGATTTGCTGGCGTCAGTATAGCCCGTCGGGCTTCCGCGGACAAGACGCGAAGCCGGTATTTATCCTTTCAGCATCATCTCCTCGTCCGTCATGCCGAGCGAGCGCAGATGCAGATAGATGTTGGCCGCGGCCATGGCGTCGGAAGCCGCGTTGTGATGATCCAGCTCCAGGCCGAGATAGGCGCACACGTCGTTCAGGCGATGATGCGGAAGACGCAGACCCCGCCGCGAACCCTTCACCGTGCAGGCGAAGGGAATGTTCGGCGCATCCAGTCCGAAGGATCGGCAGCAGCCGAAAAGCACGCGCCTGTCGAAGGTGGCGTTGTGCGCCACAAGCAGACGCGCGTCCCGCAGAAAGGCGGAGATATCCGGCCACAGTTCGGGGAAGGTGCGCTGATTCTTGAGCATGTCCCAGGTGAGCCCGTGAATTTCGGTAAAGTACACCGTGGAACGCGGCGGGCGGATGAGGCTGTACCAGTTGTCCGTCACCCGACCGCCCTCGATGCGCGACATGCCCAGAGCGCAGGCGCTGTCGGCGTACTTGTCGGACGTTTCAAAATCCAGAGCCACCACGCAGGCCATGCTAGGCGCTCCTGCCGCGCAGCACGCGCTTGTCGCCCACGCGCATGGTGAGCTGCTCCTTGTCGAAGTGTTCGAGCAGCGCTATGCCGTTCTTGCGCGAAATGCCAGAAATGTCGCGAAAATCGCCGGGCGTGATTTCGCCGTGTTCCAGCAGGAACTGTTTCACCTTTTCCCGCAGATCGTCCATCACGGAGGAAAGGTAGTAAAGATCTTCCTTAATCTTCACCAGCGCGCCTTCCGAGACCAGAATTTTGAATATGGGCTGCGCCTGACGCGCGGTGATGCCGAGTTCGGCAAAGAGTTCCGTGTGGTTGGGCGGCATGAGCGGAGAGTCGAGATGCGCCTTGAGCAGGGTTTCCTTGAGCGCCTGCTGATCGTCGGCCAGCGAAACCTTGTGTTCCGGCAGTCTGAGCAGTTCGCCTTCGGCCGCGAGGCGGCCGGAACGGATGAGCCGCTCAAGTGCAAAGTGCGCGAGCTTGGGCGGAACGCCCGCGCCCATGCCCGCAAGAATGACGCCCTTGGCCATGCCGTGTTCCAGCGGATTCTTCTCGTGGAAGGCCCGCGTGGCGGCGAGCGCGCGCTCCAGGAGCTTGTCCAGCCACAGCGAGGAAATCCAGCACTTCGCGTCCTTGTCCCAGCACAGGGCGCTGCCCTTGCCGGACATGGTCTGCAGGTGCTTTTCCAGCGACTTTCTGCTGAGGTCGGTCAGGATGGAGAGATCCGCAAGCGTTGCGCCGAAGCGTCCGGCAAGTTCCAGCTGCACGCCGATGCGCGTCTGGTCGTCGGCGTCCGGCAGCGAGAGAAGCCTCGCCTGCATGGCGGCGTCGATGTGACTGCGGCGCGGCGCGGTATCCAGAGGATAGAGGATGGAGCCGCCGGCCACGGTGCGCAGCGGAGAAAAGGCGCGCACGATGCAGCGGTCGCCGAAAATGCCGGCCACGGGTTCGGAAAAATGCACTTCGACCAGCGCGGTGTCGCCCGGTTCCAGGCGGTCGCGATCGTAGAAGTAGAGGCGGGCGGCAAGCTCGCGGGCGCTGTGATGGAAATGAATCTCGCCGCGATGGCGCAGTCCGCGGGGCGAGGATTTGAGACAGGTCAGCTCCACGATCCAGCGCCTGGAGTTCTTCATGGTGCCCACGTGTGTCACCACGTCGCCGCGGCTGACGTCCTCCACGGAGAGGCCGTGCAGATTCAGGGAAATGCGGTGTCCGGCCTCGGCCTTTTCCTGCCCCTGCCCGTGGCTCTGAATGCTGCGGATGTGCGAACGGCGGCCGCTGGGCAGAAGTTCCACTTCGTCGCCGCAGGCGGCGGAGCCGGAAACCAGCGTGCCGGTGACCACGGTGCCGTGCCCCTTGAGCGAGAACACGCGGTCCACGGGCAGACGGAACAGGTCGGAGCGGCGGCGGGGCTGACGGCGGCTTTCCTCCACGATGGCGGCGCGCAGCGCGTCGAGGCCTTCGCCGGTCACGGAAGAAACGGGGAAGATGGGCGCGCCTTCCAGAAAGGTGCCCTTGAGAAAGTCGCGGATGTCCTCCATTGCGAGTTCCCGCATTTCTTCGTCCACCATGTCCGTCTTGGTGAGGGCCACGATGCCGTGACGAACGCCGAGCAGCGTGCAGATTTCCAGATGCTCGCGGGTCTGCGGCATGACTCCCTC includes the following:
- a CDS encoding pyridoxamine kinase, yielding MQGVPVLRVAAIHDLSGFGRASLTVAIPILATMGIQVCPLPTAVLSSQTSGVDDFTFLDLTDQMGPMMDHWARLGLRFDAVYSGFLGSPDQSGLAERCIREFCAPGGLAVVDPVLGDNGALDPTQTPEMVEAMRRLVRRADVITPNLTEAAFLLGEDFRPDISRDGLRDQLCALAAMGPSGVVITSAPASCAANTSTVAYDGRRFWQVEVPHLNAFYPGTGDAFASVLTGSLLLGDSLPVAVDRAVHFVYLGIQATYGYDTPHRDGVLLERTLPSLRMPFTGGSYTEF
- the ahcY gene encoding adenosylhomocysteinase, yielding MSAKNLDLSLDYKIADINLADFGKKEIQLSEREMPGLMELIRRYGDKKPLKGLKISGSLHMTIQTAMLIRTLYELGADIRWASCNIFSTQDHAAAAIAEQGMAKVFAWKGESLEDYWWCTEMALTWPDGSGPDLIVDDGGDATLLIHKGVEAENDPSVLNREPSCKEEGIIMERIALSLTSDPYRWHRVAAAVRGVSEETTTGVHRLYQMEKEGKLLFPAINVNDSVTKSKFDNLYGCRESLADGIKRATDVMVAGKVVVVCGFGEVGKGCAASMRGFGARVLVTEIDPICALQAAMEGYQVVTMEDALPYGDIYVTCTGNCDVITGEHMMGMKDEAIVCNIGHFDSEIQMSWLESNPECRKMEIKPQVDKWFLPSGRSIIVLAEGRLVNLGCATGHASFVMSNSFTNQVLAQMDLAANKHEVRVYTLPKKLDEEVARLHLDRLGVKLSKLTQKQADYIGVPVDGPFKNDMYRY
- a CDS encoding metalloregulator ArsR/SmtB family transcription factor, which translates into the protein MKALRYLKALSDETRLRLALVLFHYELSVNELVSLLNMGQSRISRHLKILTEAGLLQSRRDGLWVFYSAEPEGPGHDFLSSVVAFAQDDEACRADLDMASRIIEERALKTRQFFNEIADDWDEMNREILGDFSLPDVILRAVPENCGVAADLGCGTGEVLEHLRGSCRELIGVDDSPRMLELARRRFGDNMNGISLRIGELDYLPLRDGEADFICINLVLHHLSRPSTSLGEIARVLHPGGLVLVTDFDQHTQESMRTMYGDRWLGFSLDELSSALTKTGLSIVDYRRQPVKKNLALHLILARKPAASSAAL
- a CDS encoding YIP1 family protein, whose translation is MIIECPSCRFRRDVPTASIRPGKKYKVTCPRCSAVFHFSLPEEETPAQTEPQNAAAPQPSEAPAAEQKPAVPHLSTEQEGDDPLPPGAQIPQFNREEPAPEKKEEEKPEEKTPEPHKSAGLWERWQNMREHVRQYDEGQEESASRNDGRPDGAPWESPEYYGFWGSFSRTLLGVLFHAPDFFRHVRCNFSVIRPILFYVLLSLFQMLASRLWSMKALRELTATATDPQTLAMAETLMKSMNLPLMLLVTPFFSIFQAVILAGLYHLMIRMVQPDKADFSTTLRVVCYSAAPLVLCIVPMVGSLIASIWFVAAAFIGCKFALNLSWMRTLLALLPLYILEFALVSQIPAFMAGAA
- a CDS encoding exonuclease domain-containing protein, with protein sequence MACVVALDFETSDKYADSACALGMSRIEGGRVTDNWYSLIRPPRSTVYFTEIHGLTWDMLKNQRTFPELWPDISAFLRDARLLVAHNATFDRRVLFGCCRSFGLDAPNIPFACTVKGSRRGLRLPHHRLNDVCAYLGLELDHHNAASDAMAAANIYLHLRSLGMTDEEMMLKG
- the selB gene encoding selenocysteine-specific translation elongation factor, with the translated sequence MSVIMGTAGHIDHGKTSLIRALTGIDCDRLGEEKRRGITIELGFAYADLPGGERMGIVDMPGHERFVRTMVAGASGIDFVLLVISADEGVMPQTREHLEICTLLGVRHGIVALTKTDMVDEEMRELAMEDIRDFLKGTFLEGAPIFPVSSVTGEGLDALRAAIVEESRRQPRRRSDLFRLPVDRVFSLKGHGTVVTGTLVSGSAACGDEVELLPSGRRSHIRSIQSHGQGQEKAEAGHRISLNLHGLSVEDVSRGDVVTHVGTMKNSRRWIVELTCLKSSPRGLRHRGEIHFHHSARELAARLYFYDRDRLEPGDTALVEVHFSEPVAGIFGDRCIVRAFSPLRTVAGGSILYPLDTAPRRSHIDAAMQARLLSLPDADDQTRIGVQLELAGRFGATLADLSILTDLSRKSLEKHLQTMSGKGSALCWDKDAKCWISSLWLDKLLERALAATRAFHEKNPLEHGMAKGVILAGMGAGVPPKLAHFALERLIRSGRLAAEGELLRLPEHKVSLADDQQALKETLLKAHLDSPLMPPNHTELFAELGITARQAQPIFKILVSEGALVKIKEDLYYLSSVMDDLREKVKQFLLEHGEITPGDFRDISGISRKNGIALLEHFDKEQLTMRVGDKRVLRGRSA